GAGAGGACATTTAAAGAAGCATGGCTTGGTATGTTtatatatgaaacaaaaaacatgatgaCAGCACCAATAACCACTTCTGACTAAGAAGCTCTATGGGATTCACAGAGGACAATAACATGCAACTACAAATGTCTTCAGTTTTGTAAACTTTTAATAATATTGTGTCATGCACAGACATCGTGCTCACCTCAAAGATCTTTAGAAGTGTCGCCATGTACAGCCTGCGCATACCAAAAGAAACTCCAAGTACCGCTGGCACGAttgtgcagaaaaacagaagggtGAACCACACAGTGATGGAGATGCCAAGACATCTGCACAGCAGGTTGTCCACAAGAAATGTAAACCAGGTCATGCTAAATACAGAGGCGACACAGAGAATGGGACTGCAAACCAACCACACTGTAACTTTCAGTCTTTCGATGAGAAGCCTGTGTCTGTGGCCAATGATGACATGTGAATCAACAGATGTTCATTGTCTGTGTTggacaaaaacagcacaaaatatCATCAGTCAGAAAAAGTGCAAACTTTACAAACCTAAATATTCTTTTCAGGTGGGCTGCTCTACATTTTActaactttaaatatttttctacaCATCATTCTTTGCTAATTGGTTCTAGCTGCATATCAACTGGTAAATTCCAGTGATTGCTTTATAAATACTGAGCGACCATTATGTTGAGTGAAATGTAGAAACTATGTTTTCTATAGTATTATACAACGTTGCCAATTATTGCTTTAATACATCTCCACAGCAAGCATTTTGGGACGAGACACCTTCAGCTTCATCTCTTTTCTTCACAGGAAAATCTCCAGTTATGTGCATCAGGGTATTCTGAAGTTTGGTCGATAACATGTTATCTTAAAAAATGGGCTGCTAGCAGCATTGATGCTCAGTTTGAGCTTCAGCTAACGGCTAATTTTGTGTTAGCTACAATGGTACCCGTAGCTTACCGTCCTAGGGATTTAACTCCAATAACGTCGGTCCTGTGTCGGGGAGGGGGGGTCGGAGTGACAGACGGCGGGGTGTGCCTCCAAATGGACGGCCAGGGCTGAAGCACAGGGAGCTCTAACAGACTGTTTACCTTCAGCAGCTTTCAGTAGCTCTTAGCAGCGTGCTATCGCTGTAcagtctccatggcaacaagtATCCAATCAGGGCTGGTGATACTGCACGGTGGGCTGGACGATAGACAGGTTCatgtggaggatgaggaggtgcTGAAATCAATATGACACAGTTGGACACATTTATTTAGAATTAGCAGTCTCCTTTATTAGTTGTCTTCATTAGGATTGGACTAACAAGCCACACAATGAGCTCGCCATGCTAGAACTTTagatagtctttttttttttttttttcctggtcgGAAAATATTTCGTGAACCTGACAAAATGCAGCAGCTGACTGATTCCTATAGGTGGCAGTAATGTTGATGCCATGATGCTTCAttatgaagaagaagagacacagaggaagTTGGACTGTTTGAAATGGACTTGGCTTGGACTTTCAGAACTTTGAatactttgaataaaaaacCCTTTAAAGCTTTTCGTCCATGCACCCTTATGGACTGGAGGAATAAATAACTGAGGGATGGAAATACAATCAAGCTCTTCAAAGGTGAGAAGTCCCCACTTTGTAGTCACAGCTGTGTGATGTATTATGCTATTTTAGCTAATTCACTCATATTTATTTAGTCATGGTTACTGTAAAATTATATCAACAGTTTAATGTGTGAAGGCTCTCCAGCCGACATGcacttgtgttgttgtgcataAGCTTTAAAAGGGCTCCCAGCTACCAGTTGGTTTTAGTATATCAGAGCAATGCATGCTTGTTTGCAATGTTCTCGTGGTTTtggttggatttatttattggcTCCCATTTGCACAGGGTAGCTAGATTTTTGTGCTGGTTGGTGTGCGTGTGGGcgcacttgtgtgtgtgagagagagagactactTTCATGTTGATGACGACGGGCCAAACATTTGCTTTGGCCTGCTTAAATGATTCTGACAGTCCAGTTGAAATTGATCACTGGATCTTCAATATAGTAACTCAGGTAGCACAGTTGTTGGATTTTAAATCCAAATTATTCAGTTTGATTGATTAGTGTAATTACCTATATATTGTGAGTGTCCACAAAGGCAAtatatttcccttttttaatgacattttctgtgtttctgattGTTGTCAAATCATTTGCTGGCCTTTATTTTACTGAAAgcattcttttcattttcagaatatgttaatatgttaaTTTATACTAAAGAAATTGTACTTTGCAGGTTGCAGTGGTCTTTTTGTAGTAAAACTGATGAGTTAGTTCAGTGTCtgcaaaatgaaggaaatgcaCCCCCTGATAGGTTTAAAGTTGCCATGTCATAGTTGTTTTTCTTAGTCAGCTGACTTGCCTCAGGTAAGTCTATTTTCAGGATTCTCAGCGTTAGAGGGTGTGTGAGTGCTACACTGGGAGGTGATGTCCTGGAGAGCTTTGTGCAATCACTGAATAAACTAATAAATGGTCCCACATTGATGAAAGACAGATTCCCATGTCTGTCTTCTATTATGAAGAAGCTCCTTTTGTTATAAAAATACTGTGACACTCTCAAAGTGCCCAGTCTAAAAAGAAGCACACACAGCACTGTGTTCAGAAACTGTGATGTCCCAGTGAAACAGACACCACCCCAAGCTAGGTGCAGACCAATGAGTCTGGTGTATAGCTACAAGCTGAATTTTCTGAATTCTATTTGTCTGTTCAGCACTGTCTGATTATCATtatgagtgtttgtttttggcaagCTAAAATTTGTCAACCCTGGACTGAGAGGTTAAGTCTGTCTTCTGATTCCCTCACCAACTTGTTTTTGCTAAAGTTCCAGACAGAagcctgaaaaagaaaactgccgatcagaatgttttttttttatgcctaaaacaaacaaattaaaactgtgGTTACAAATTAAAGGACATTTGTGCCAATGAAATGTGAGAAATTGTCTGGGATTTAACTGGGATGTCCGCACTTCTGGTTCACAACCCCATAGCTTTGTTAGTACAAAAAGAAGTACACTATTCTTTCcaataaaaatctttatttatttttttatatatatattctgctACAAATGACAGTTGTTTTCTTGCATGCATAGTTTCACACTGTTGAGACAAGTAAAATCACAAAGTAAGATTTCCCTTTCGAAGAATATCTTAACTTCAGAGCATGCATATACTCCCATCTTCGTCAATGAACAGTCCACCAGTTATTCAGCTGCCCAATGAACCAAAGGACATTTTAAGCAgctattttgaaaatgtaatccAATGAATCTCATATCTAAAAGGATACTGCACTTACTGCACTGacactaaaatatttttataaactTTCTTTGGCTTTTTTCATAAAGAAGCAAGTATTGCTTCTTTACAATATTTATGATGAAGGTATGAGGGGAATAGACCTGGCATTACATATTAAGTTATAGGGGCAGTTAAGGATGAGGTTGATCGTTTGATTGATTTTTGAGGTATTGCAGTTCAAAGCAAAAATGTTGTACTAAAGTGAAAATCACTTCAGGATTTGCGTAGACCCAGCAGACTCACAAAACTTTTAatagacaaacacatttatctTAGCTCtttgatattaaataaaataaaattcatatttcatctttaGTTTTAACACTGCGTTGATCACCTACCATTGTGCATTAGAGTGAtctgtcaaacacaaaaaggtgTTGTATTACTGTAATTAAAAGGCCAATCACAGTAGTCAAAATTAGCAACTCGCTGCGCCTAGCCTCAAGAAATGTTGCGGCTGAATGAATCTGTTCCTCTTATGAACACAGAAAATTAtgtttatatacatatatcacAGTAAGATAGGCATAATATTATTAATGTCAGAGGAATGGCATTAGTGCTACATTACACAtaattacaaaacaaatattgaCTGTTGTTAACCAGGGTTGGAGAGTAGTCTTAGGGGAGATGAACTACAGTTCGTGGGACAGAGGAACAACAGtatgcacaaaacacaaacacagagctttGACAGGATCGCATGAAATATTCCCATATTGCAATATTGTATTTATGCTTCTCAGTATTATAAAGGAATGTGTTGTATTTGTGGGGTGTTTGCTGGCATACTGCTGGAGTTGAAAATGTAACTTTGTATCTTTTaattgctattattattttaatgtataGTAAAGTTGAAGAGCAAAATAACTCAAATATCTGGGTCAACAACCACATCAACATTAGAAATGGTGTTAATAAAGGAAACtatgatttttaaaatatactttttcaAAGTCAGAAATGCAGCTGttaggttttgtgtgtgtgtgtgctctaagaaacagcagcagcatatCATCAACAGTGTTGCTCCTGGCTGTACTGGTCAGCCATTGTGCTTCAGCGTGGCAGTTTCAGGGCAGGGTTGatatgtttttgttctcttgTTCACTGACAGTTTAAGATCCATCAGTATTCTTGTGCTGGTCTCTCGCCTGTTGTTCCCATAACAACAGAGaatccatcatccatcagcTCCTCATGACAAAATTATCGAGACATCATCCGCACAAATTCTGTTAATGACATAAAAGAAACATTGTTTCGCACATACATTGGCTCAATGATCCGTTTTAGTTTAAACctctaataaaatatttttcagcgTCTGATCACAAAAGCCACATTTGTCAAGAACAAGTCCACAAGTTTCACTTTCTATGCGATCAAGCTTGATCGAATGTTGCTCAGACATCATTACCAATGGACTGCATATagagcagaggcaaaaaaaTGTGTAGGGTTGTGTTGAAGTAGGAATATTTGTAgtacagaaaacagcagcactttTTGATAATTTCATCCCTGACAGTCTGCATGCATCTTTTCCTTTTGGGTAATCTATGAGGTGACATTATCCCATGGTTGGAGATAATCTGACAGGCAGACCTACTGCCTTCATCCCCTCACCTCCCTATCAGCATGGTATTGGAGTATCAACTAAACACATGTTGGGATTTGAaatgtgcatgcgtgtgtgggCGCGTGTGTGCGtttaagaaagagagagaggaatgaggaAGAGAACAAGCCAGGGATAAGATGAATTCtaattatttgattatttaccTTCAAAGTCAACATGTCCGTCTCCGTTGAGATCTATGTCTCGTAGAATGTCTTCTAGGTCTCTGTGCCCAACCTATAAAGGTCAGATTGTGAGACATCAGAATGGGAAGTTTCAtgacacaaactttttttttacaattttttgaAGAAGTACAATGCAATGACAAGATTCAGACAGACATGGTGATTGATGGGGATCAATGGTGTAGAGCACAGTCTCCCAAATCACGTCTGTACCTGTTGTCCCAAAAGTTTTTTCATTGCTTCTCTAAGTTCTGCTGTACTGATCTGGCCATCACCATTTGTGTCAAACTGAAATCGAgataaaaagagacaaaaaacagaaaagtaataatttaatatatatatatatatatatatatatatatatgtattgaTGTCATTAAACTATCAAAAATTCAATTCAAGGAGATCATCCTAAAGATCACTCACACACTATAAATTCTAAATTCTAAACAcatttgatgaataaataatataaattaatctATTTGAATCTTGACCTTTTAAGTAGGTTTCATCCTACTGCgactgtttttgctgtttttagaGCTTTTAGCTCACAAATTTCCTCACCTCCTTGAATGCATCCCTTAGCTCTTTCACCCCAATCATGTCAGCAGTTTCCGCCAGAAGCTTGGGTCCCATGAGTTCAACAAAGTCCTCAAAATCAACATGTCCCCCCACTGTTGGGAAGaatgggaaaaagaaagataacTTATAGGGTGTGTttagacagaaaacagcaacgAAGAGGACCAaacatgctttattttttcgTTTGATAAATAGTGATGTTCATGCTTGAGCATTATGGTTGCtaaagcagaaataattcaaagacatacacacaaactttaAACATAGTTTGACTCACGGTTCATGTTAATCTGCTGGCTGAGTTCTATTAGCTCCATCTCTGTGGGCATGTAGCCCATAGTTCTCATGCAGTTCCCTAGGTCTTTACAGCCAATGAAcccatctttgtctttgtcaaacTCCTTGAAAGCCTCACGCAATTCTGAATATGAAAATGAGATAGTTGTTAAGATTAATTCCTTTAATATTCACTTTGGTGATTTTAAGATTCATTTTTTGCATTCCTTATTGTACTAAAATGTCACATACCATCCATTTCTTCTGGCCTCAGCTCTCGGTCCTGTGAAGGATCATATTGCAAAGTTAGGATCCAAACACAGTcgatatttttaaaatcatggtAAAATGCAGCATTCGTCACACAATGTgatgctgggggggggggcaaacaatGAGTCTGAGCTACAGAGTGCCAAGAGTCCACAGGCCTCCTTCCGGCTAGAGAAGGAAAACTTATCAGTGAGATCACCTGCTGAAGTGTTGGATGGCAGGAAAACATGCTGATTCCTGGCTCATGGCGACATCCGATCCCAAAATAACACataattgaatttaaaatcgCAGAATGTTTTACAGTGTacatatatatagaaatatatatatatatatttctatatatatgaactatttaatttgaattcttAAATGGTGGATTTACAGAGAAATTTGAGAAACGCAACACAAGTATGCaataactgttttattttattttttttatttttaaagttccCTGAACTAAAATAACTATTTCAGTCACTAAGAACAACCATCTCAGAGCACGTTTTTTTGGATTAGTAATAAGAGCAGGTGTCTGCATTGGAGATTTCAGCATCCCTACTTTCTTGATAGCAAGTGTCTGCCTCATGTTATCATTGCTGGAAATagacaaggaaaaaaactgCCAGGTGAGAAGCATCTCTGCCAACGCCATGATCCTGATTTAATAATCTTCCATCCTGCCACAAATGTCCCCCATGTTTATGGGTTATGCAGCCTCATGCATAAGTATAGAcaaacactcatacacacacttgcagtCAGCATTCTAACTATAAACTCCAAGACGTCAGCCTATGAAGATTTCCATATTGTCAAAATACCATCTCCTCCCTTCCATCAGTGCTGACCTTACAgtaagacacatacacacacacactccgggATGACTTTCActtcttatgtgtgtgttgcactgTGCTCTACTCTCTTTTGGCATGCATGCACATGATATTTGCTGGACTTACGTACAGCCTGCCGGCTCTCAGCGAAGCCCTTGCGTAGAAAGATGCATGCAGGCCCCAGTACGTTGTGCATGTTGGCTCCATTCTGGGCCAGGGCCACTAGTGGCTCAAGATAGGCCCCCCCAGAGCCCCCCTCCTCACAGGACTGCACTGCTTTGTAGTTCTTCTTCTGGTCCTGGAGCACCACCCAGGTCAGGGGGGCCAGACATGGGAGCATGAGCAAAGACAGGGGCAGACTCAGATTGTGGCAGTATGGAGACAACAAGGAGCCAACATGGTGGTAGGATGGAGGGGAATTCAAAAGCAGGTGGCAGACACATGTCTGTCGGTCATACAGTGGTGTTCTGTCAGGTCAGTCATGATGGAGGGAAGTACATCAGTCAGAGGAAAGAGGCTACAATAGACTCTGACACAAGTAACTGATGCCGTTAATAACTCTGTCCTTTTGCTCCCAACCCTGCACAACATCACCAAGCCTCCACAGTTAAATAGATAATGTCAGTGAAGGTTCCTGCTTAGCGAAAATGCAGCGCCCCATATCGCAGGACAACCTCAAGCAGCTGCTCCTTAATCAGTCTTTCACAGTCCTGAACTGCTCATGAAGGCTTATCCcagtttatttcagatttttggaTTTCTCTAACTCCTCTCTAACTGTAATCTGTAAAACAACATCTCCAGTTAGACaagaaatgtaagtttgaaaaACCTGTAGGTTAGCAACTTTTATATGGAagagaaatgtaattatttaattataacTAGCAATAATAGTGAGACGTAAGATAATAAATCATACGTGTATTTAAGCATGAATCCTCCACAGTATCCTACAGTATCCATATGTACAGGTGCTTTTAACTGCCATGTTATGATTCCACTAATGATACAGTGGTATTAGTTTAAGCACAGTGACTGCTGTTATTAatggatttaaaatgtagtTACTTTAGCTTTTTAGTGGCAGTTGCAAATTAATTGCGTTTTTCTGAAGACAAGTCAAAAGTTTTGCGAGCAATTAAATTGGAATCAGCAATTAGTCAGCCAGCCAGGGGGCAAAAGTTGTTTTCACAACAGTCATCCCAATTACAGGAAAGCTCCACGTTAATTAAAACCAGGCAAGCTTCTCTGATTTGAAGCTCTGAAGTCAAATAAGGTCCATCCACTGTTCTAATATCTGAATTAGCAGCAGCCTAATATGGAGCTAAATGCAGATGACTTTTACACATCGCTGCACAAGTCATGACTAAAAAATGCGTTCATGCTCTGTGATTGCAAGCCAACATTTTTTTAGCCAAGCAGATATATAGAGTTTAAATGAGTAACATCTCTTTGAGTTTGTCAGCTCTTCAATTACCACAATGTAACATCCATCCCAGCTACAACCAAGTGAAGTAGATTCACTGTCAAAGAGAATTATCTTACCAGGGAACtgttatttgtgctgctgctttaattCTCTCAGACACCAGCTAGTGCCCACGTCAGATGGTTATTACCTTAAACATAAGACATCTGCATGCATACAGAGTACAAAATGAATATGTTTACATGCACTCCATGAATAAACACACTGTATTATCTGCTCTCCAAATGACCTTCACACTCCATCTGTTGACATGCCAGTCCTAATGCCAGTTCGTGCATTGCTACAGTCTCCACCGCAGGAGCGGATGCCCACTGGGTAATCTGACCAAGTGATGCATGGAGCAGGGCTGTCTATGGGTATATTTTGCCAGAAAAATTACTATGAAGGCTCATGCTAGCAGTTACataaccacccccccccccataaaaaaAGTGTCAGAGAAAGGCTGTAGTCAAGCAAGAACTTCTCCAACACTCCAACCCATTTTGCACAGATGGCGTCAACAGTTTCTTATGATATTGTGCTTCCTCAAGGATGTGCAGCTGCTATGAAAGGGAATCTATTTGTGGGATTGTCTGTCTGCTAAAGAGGCTGTTTAGGCATGCAATGAGGACGGCAGATGTCAGAGATGTATTGTTCAAATGAAGTCTGTCATCTTGAGTTCTTACTAAATTGGTCCTAAATGTTCTCACTATGCTCTTTGTCAAGTGTGCATTCACGTCGCAAACACTGAGTCAGAGGCACATatgagctgatggaggctgataGAGCTGAAACAGCATACCTGTTTGCAACATTTCCAAACGCTGACTTGTAACATCCCGCAGGTGCCGGCTCTACTTGTAGCATCTTCCGCTGGCTGCTAAGGTGGCATCGCTGTGCCATCCGTCTGACGCTAAAGTTTACTGACATGATCTAAATTCTATGATCTCACCTCAGCCAACAGGTCAAGCACAAGCTGCATCGACCAGCTCCTCTGACCTGCCTGAGCAGCTGAGCTGTCCAGGTGAATGAAACCACGCACTGATAGGCACAGAGAATACGTTTTATCCCAAAAGGCGCATGATAggttaaaaatgtcaaattaaagtTGCAGTGCAATGACTTTTAAAGGAAATCACCAAAGTCCTGCATTAACACAAACCCTATTCCAGCAAATTTCCTTCATTTATCCTACCGTGTGCTTGGGCTCCAGCATCACAAAGCGCAGAACAGTTGGGCAGTGAAAGCCCAGTCAGGTTGTCCACAGTGTTCAGTCAGCACAGAGCCAGTCAAATAGCCATCAGTCAGTTTGGGGACACAATCATGCAGGTGGATTGATAGAAACCACAGCCAAATGAAAAACCTCAGAGCGGACCTTACCTTCTTGGTGAAAATTTTAAGCGACTTTACAGAGTTGCCcattgcaagaaaaaaaatccgtcttgttttatgttttctctctaactgtatctgtgtttgtgtgcctgtgtgtaagTGCacgtgtatgcatgtgtgtttgcatatgtttCCGGGCATGCATGAGAGTGAttagaaagggagagagggttCAGTGGGTCATTGACTGATATCGGAGgacatttggggaaaaaaggcaGGGAGCGATATCttgggacagagacagaggttaggagggagaggatgaaggagTGTGCAGGAAGATACCCAGAGGCAAGGGCGCTGGGAGTACAGGGGGtgggacacagagacaaatgagaaaatatgtAAACAAGAACAAAGGGTAGATCAGAAGAACACAAAGATGAAGCAAGGAAGAGGAAGCATGCATGTGAACAGAGTGAGATGCAAGCGCCAGGAGTAGAAAAAGCAAGATTGCTTATTCATTCCATCCTCTCTCCTACAGtgtctttcctccctccctccccctctctctctctttttcccaccctccctctgcctctctctctctgtcagtctgtccgtCTTTTACTCTTTCTCCCTCACCCTCTACCCCACTCTCTCTCATGTCACAATTTTAAACTATCTATGCAAATTTGACAGAAGATCCTCTTTCGGACAAGCATATTACCTTCCCGGCAGCAAGATGCTGCAGACACTAATCcaacatgctcacacacaaacacacacacacacacacacacacacatatatatatatttattacacacagacacgcacacatacactcgATTAAACACATGGATGTGGGGCTGTGGAGCTAAAAATATAACACATGCTCTCTCTTCACCGTACTCTCCCATATCTTTCCCCACTTTACCCTCAGCATCcaatcctctgtctctctcacatacacaaacacaccatacacagacacacaccacatacaGACACCGGAGCTGTACAAAGTCATGTTGAGCTTGAAGAGCTTGGATTCAGATCAAAGCTAAAATGTTCAAGAAATGACAATGGATTCTGAAGCACCAAGGCTGCAAACCTAATGcgtgcaaatgaaaacacacacagaaaataaatgctctctgtcatcatttttcatacacacacactgtttttgtTGGGCACGATGAAAGGAAAAGCTGGGTCTCTGAATATGGATCATATCTGAGACTAGTGGCAAATGTAGAAATGCAGGTATGCAGGTATTGTGCTTGAATACAAATTTGAGGTACTTTGAGGCATGCTTTTTGACAGTTTCTATTTTATGCAACTtaatttttagaaataaaagatgCAATTTCTTGCTTTGTTTAGGtcattgcattcatttattcatgccGTAATCTTGCTAAATCCATGTTTATGCAACTGTACCAATAATCAATGAGTCTTAAAGGTCCATCTGTCAAACGTCCCAGCACTGAAAATTGACAGATTAGGCAACTGAGAACTCCACGatcacacattaaaaataaatttctgTACTGAGGAGATGGCACCTCCATGTGTGACTAAGTCTGAATTGTGAAAGGTGTGATGTTAAGGCAGAGACACTGATCTAAAATGTTGCTGAGTTTCTGCAATGTGGCCATGTCACTGGAGCTCTAATCTGTAACAGTTTGAGAGCAAATTAACGATGAAATCACCAAACATGTCCATGTCAATTCTTGCTTTCACAGCTTTTTCACAGTTAGACTTTAAATTAAGTATTTAGGTCTCCTAACAAATTACAACTGAAGGGATAATATCATGCACTGAAACTCCAAATAgtattttcatttctatttaatGGAAGGTCCAGACATATTATGTATCTGATatgtttttttacattaagAATTTCCGTCATTCCTAAAATCGAAAATAAccacaacaaaaccacaacatcCAGAGTAAACCCACTTATTAGGTTTTTACCAGTCGCTTTAGTAGCAGTCACTGCAACGCTAATGCACATCCTCATGTCCCTCTCCTGTTTGACCTTGTCTATTCGCTGCTGttttaataaacacattcaCGCCAAAGTCATCTCAGATGTTTCTCCCATTCAATATCTCTGCGACTACTCTGTGTTGTTCTGTGGATGATTCATCCAGCCTCTCACCGGAGGCTCATTGTGAACTTCAGAGCACATCAGACGTCAGACGCAGGAGCCGTCAGCTCTCATAATGTCAGACCATAGTGTGCATGGACATGAGATCCATCTCACCCCTCTCTCTTTAGCTCtgtccttctttttctccctcacaaTCTCTGCCACTTAAATGCAATTGACTGTGTAGATTTACATGACTGCTTGCATGCTTCTCAGGAGAATATTGATTTGAATATCAGGGATTTCTGGAGGCATATCATACTTCACTCATAACCAGAGGCCACTGCTAATGTATGATTCTTGCAATCTATTTCTTGcgcaaaaaaatgaaagaaacagtAAATGCACCCACTAGATATGAAGCATATATCTAGCATATTTGAGTGGAAAACATTAAtagctgctttttcttttcatgaagATTTTGAGGTTAAGTTACATCCTTTTTCAGCCACTGCCATCAAGTGGGTTAAATGAGCTGGGAGATGTAGAAGGGGGGACGAAGGGACTGATGTAATAACAATTTCTCATGCATTCATCATCAACCTcttattttttactttcaccACAAGAGCTATT
This sequence is a window from Echeneis naucrates chromosome 12, fEcheNa1.1, whole genome shotgun sequence. Protein-coding genes within it:
- the cabp1b gene encoding calcium-binding protein 1b isoform X3, producing MGNSVKSLKIFTKKDQKKNYKAVQSCEEGGSGGAYLEPLVALAQNGANMHNVLGPACIFLRKGFAESRQADRELRPEEMDELREAFKEFDKDKDGFIGCKDLGNCMRTMGYMPTEMELIELSQQINMNLGGHVDFEDFVELMGPKLLAETADMIGVKELRDAFKEFDTNGDGQISTAELREAMKKLLGQQVGHRDLEDILRDIDLNGDGHVDFEEFVRMMSR
- the cabp1b gene encoding calcium-binding protein 1b isoform X4, whose protein sequence is MGNSVKSLKIFTKKDRELRPEEMDELREAFKEFDKDKDGFIGCKDLGNCMRTMGYMPTEMELIELSQQINMNLGGHVDFEDFVELMGPKLLAETADMIGVKELRDAFKEFDTNGDGQISTAELREAMKKLLGQQVGHRDLEDILRDIDLNGDGHVDFEEFVRMMSR
- the cabp1b gene encoding calcium-binding protein 1b isoform X2, whose translation is MGNSVKSLKIFTKKVRSDQKKNYKAVQSCEEGGSGGAYLEPLVALAQNGANMHNVLGPACIFLRKGFAESRQADRELRPEEMDELREAFKEFDKDKDGFIGCKDLGNCMRTMGYMPTEMELIELSQQINMNLGGHVDFEDFVELMGPKLLAETADMIGVKELRDAFKEFDTNGDGQISTAELREAMKKLLGQQVGHRDLEDILRDIDLNGDGHVDFEEFVRMMSR
- the cabp1b gene encoding calcium-binding protein 1b isoform X5 — protein: MHNVLGPACIFLRKGFAESRQDRELRPEEMDELREAFKEFDKDKDGFIGCKDLGNCMRTMGYMPTEMELIELSQQINMNLGGHVDFEDFVELMGPKLLAETADMIGVKELRDAFKEFDTNGDGQISTAELREAMKKLLGQQVGHRDLEDILRDIDLNGDGHVDFEEFVRMMSR